The sequence below is a genomic window from Gossypium hirsutum isolate 1008001.06 chromosome A11, Gossypium_hirsutum_v2.1, whole genome shotgun sequence.
TTCTTGTCCCTCCTAGTCCTTTGTAGCATCGAGAGACTCTTCTTGAACCTTCTCAGATGATTCCTCCACTCTTAGCATGGTATTATTGGGAGAGGATGAAGGTTGTGAAACATCACAGGCCAAATTGTGCCTAAAACTATGCCCATAGTTTGTGGCTATGTTTCTGAACCTTCAGGATCTCAACATTAGGGACCTCAATGACTTCCCCTGAGCCTTGGACTTCTTGATTAGGTGCTCCTTCAGGATGGGGAGAGGTTCCTTCAATGTTAGCCATTAGTGAATTTTGATAGGTTTTTTTTCCTGAACATGACGAGGTAATGAGGGCCGAAGATTGAGAGTAATATTTGAAGTTGAAGGCACGCAATAGATATAGAGTTTTATGTTCTACATTTGTTAGAATTGCAACTATGATTTGTGAGTCTAAAGCTAGTTCTAAATTTGCTGCCAAATATGCAAATGAacttatttcaaatttaaaagaaacCTTCAAGGAACAAGCTCAATGTGAGACTTCAACATTTATAATGCCCACCGAAAGAGAAAAAATTCAAGAAAGGAAAGTTGACATTGTAAGCATTAAGAGATTAAAGGAAATAAACAAAGCACACACCATAGTACGTAGTCTGAAAATTATCTCAAAAAATCTGCTAAAAAGAAGAGAAGTTTGATATCACAACCTCCGCAATCAACTCaaactaaattgtaagaattgTTAAATTGCTTACattgattatttatatttttttttcatatttctaaCTATTAAATTATTGTGCAACAGGTACAGTCGTTGGTTTTAAATACTTTACTACAAACTGAATGTATTTTATCGAGAATAATATCCATCGGTCTCTACAGGTCAGTGTCCATAAAGCTTATGTATTTTTTGTTTGCTAAGAAATCTTATATCTTACGGTGCTTTCTATCTAATATTCAGGAATCCTATATGAACCATGCTAGCATGTACCTAGACTTGAAGAGAGAGGATCACACAACATCTGGGTTAAATTAACAAATGATTGGTTATTGTTTTGTGAGAAAATTAATTATTCTAAGTACCTTTTGCATCAAACCTGAGTGTTTTTCGTAAATCataattagcttttcttttcataatttctctgtttatgatatttatttataCACAAATGTTTCAAGGTTTTTTTGCATACTTAAGATCTTTTGGTTAGTatgaaaataatttgaaactGCCGAtctgactttttttttattattttttctatatgtTTGGGCTAGAAAGTTTTTACACCAATGTGAAGTAATAAGACTAGTTGTAGTTGCTCTAAAGTACAAAGTATTTAATATCCACCCTTTTTTAAGATTgtaaaatgttttttattttattttatgtattatgtgATTGATATGGACTAtactataatttttatatattaaaatatttattaagttgttatatttaaaattttaataaaagaaaaaacataataaaatattagataaaataatatattttttaaaagtaaaaatatgtggataaagtatttttttaatattataaaatgtttaaaactacttataacttttcactaatttttaaataagaaaataaaattattttagtgaaCTAAAACTCATGTATTTCTGCACTAACAATaaataatatcaatatcaatcgagttaaaactcaatcaactATAGAGTTATGAATCCAATCTGATTcgataaataaacatttaaaaaaaagttaatgagaaaggaagaaaaaatatAATCAAACGTAACCATTGAAATGGTAACACAATAGGACAACTCAGATCATAAGATTATTCATAAATTATTACCATATAATAATACAGGCGAATGATTAATATATTTACTATATAAGATTACACAACACCTCAATAAGTTAAACACACATacaaactttaataatttcagaAGCATTAAGCAAACATTGGTCATATTGTTCAAAGCTGCTTACCAATCTCTGCTTTTCGGAGTCTCCTTTCCTCGGATAGCAGTTTCGCAAATCTGCACCCTCCAAAACATAAAACTCATTAACTTTGTACGGTAACTATAGTTTTTTGCTGCGGAAGTTTCTCAGAAAATGCCCTTTTTGTTTTAAAGATTTCCGACCTTGATAGAGCTTCTGCATAGGTTCCTTCATTGTCAGCCGGTTCAAAGATCCCAGAGTCCAGATTCATCCTCGAAACAGGATTGTGCAACAGCTTTTCAGCAATCTCTACCAGGTTGCTCATGTTCTTTTTAGTAGCTTTGTCGGTTGATGATTCATCCTCGCTTAATTTGTCATCCTACAAGTGTTCATCAACGAAATACATTGAAACATGATGGATTGAACAAAAGTATGTTTGTGATTGATTAATGAAGGAACTTACCTGGATCCGAAGATAGTTATGCTCGGATTTAATTGCCTTGAAAATCAATGACATGTGAAGGTCAACCATGTCTGCTCCAGCATAAGTGAAAGCATCCACTAACGGAGAGCTTCCTTCACTgtaaagccatccaagaattccCCACTTCTCTGCCGTTTTCGCATCGTATTTCTTTCCCATCTTGGAGGTTCCTGTGCCTAGTGAGATTATCAAATAATTCTCGTAGTTAAGGGCTTGTCCCTGCGAAACTTCATGTTCTTGCTCACTTGGAAAGGCTACCCCTGTTGGCTTCAATGCTAGCAGTGCCTTCACAAAAAACCATATTTTTGTCCTCTAATTTAGAAAACAACAAATTTGATATTAGCTAAGCTAACATTGATTGAATGGTTCCTTACTGGGTTATTTGCAGCTATCCCTCCATCAACCAGGTGAAATTCCCTATCAGTTCCTTCTGAATCTTTTGTATGAAATGCATAAGCTGGAAAATAAGTTGGAGCTGAAGCTGTAGCAATACAAATATCAGATAGCAAAGCATCTTTTGAAGGATCCATCTTTGCCTGCAACAGTATCCCAAAATTATTCATTGCCATTTGCTCAAATTTGATAACagttaatatatgtatatatctctCTCTCTCTAAATATATAGATTCACCTCAAAGGTTGTGAAAACGGTGGGTTGAAGCAACTTGATGTCGAAGGTTGGTATAACAACGGAGGTTAAAGTCTCATGAAGTCTTCGATCCCCAAGGACCATGCAAATCGTCTTCCTCAGATACTTTCCACTGTATTTAGGTCTCATTAGGGCATCCATTTTCATCGTCATCTTCCTAAACCAACACATCCAATATCCAtcacaatgaaaaaaaaaactgaattaaATCAAAAGCAAAAACCAAGTTAGAAACCGATTGGTACTTGTAGTTTTTCCGAGAAAATATCTTGGGGCCATGTCTCAGATAAAATGGAACAATATCTTCCCCTTTACAAAGAGGACGCCCATTTTCGTCTGGAGCTGTTAACATGGCTGCAATTAGACCCCCTGTGCTTGTTCCTGCAATCACATCAAAATAATCTGCAATCCGAGCATCTTCTCCATCTAGTTcctgaaaaaaacaaaaaaacacaaaAGGGGTGTGAAGAGATTGAATCAAAATGcttgatttgaatgaataatcAATAGTCATGTGAGAGTCTACCGTACCTGTAACTTGAGTTCAAGGAAACTCAACATAGTTGCAGGTATAATACCCCTGATTCCTCCACCATCGATGCTTAAAACAGTGATTCTCCGACCATAAGTTGATGGCATGACGTCACTGGTTCCCATGGTATAGAAAAATGATATTTGTCGTGAATGTATTGACAATGGAAGCTTGAgcttgtgattaaatagcttctCACCCAATGCTTGCAATCACATGTTTGTAAGTTTGGCAAAGGTAAAATTAGGCAAAATCTGCCTTTTGTACTCGTACAAACGCAACTTCTATAATATCCTTGCAAACCCAATATTAgattttttgtttatattatccagaaaattattttttttaatgtttttcgaaCTAAATGTATATctaacatatattatattttatactttCTTTAGAGTTTTACATTGGATAAAATATTA
It includes:
- the LOC107952607 gene encoding patatin-like protein 5, translated to MGTSDVMPSTYGRRITVLSIDGGGIRGIIPATMLSFLELKLQELDGEDARIADYFDVIAGTSTGGLIAAMLTAPDENGRPLCKGEDIVPFYLRHGPKIFSRKNYKKMTMKMDALMRPKYSGKYLRKTICMVLGDRRLHETLTSVVIPTFDIKLLQPTVFTTFEAKMDPSKDALLSDICIATASAPTYFPAYAFHTKDSEGTDREFHLVDGGIAANNPALLALKPTGVAFPSEQEHEVSQGQALNYENYLIISLGTGTSKMGKKYDAKTAEKWGILGWLYSEGSSPLVDAFTYAGADMVDLHMSLIFKAIKSEHNYLRIQDDKLSEDESSTDKATKKNMSNLVEIAEKLLHNPVSRMNLDSGIFEPADNEGTYAEALSRFAKLLSEERRLRKAEIGKKTYQNSLMANIEGTSPHPEGAPNQEVQGSGEVIEVPNVEILKVQKHSHKLWA